A window of Exiguobacterium sibiricum 7-3 genomic DNA:
GTGAAACGGCGAATGTATAAATGTATTAATTAGTATTGTTTCGGGAATATTTTTGTTAAAATAAAAATATGAGGAATTAAAGCTCTTTTCGCTTTAATTTTTTCGAATTTGGTTAGAGTATTCTTGCGGAAACAAGAATACTCTTTTTTTAATGTAATTATAAATTAATTTTAGTCTTAATTTAAACTAAAAATAAATTTATTTTTAGTTTAAATTAGAGTTAATTAGTGATATAATTTACTTGTAAGTAATAATTGCTATTCATTAGTTTAATTAAAACTATTGATAGTTTATTTTTAAACCAAATTCGAAAGGGGTCATTTATATGACATACTCACTAATTACAGGATTGGATACTGGTAACACTAGCACTAAGACTAGCTATATTGATTCGAAAACGGGTAACATTGTTTCTTTTCCAATTCCTTCAGTTATTGCTCCAGCTCCTCCAAGCGTGATTGAGTTACATACTGAAGCCAGTAACCATAAGATCAATCCAGAAGAAATGCTACACGTATATATTGAAACAGATTCTTTAGAACAGCATCAAAGAAAGAGTTATTTCTATGTCGGTCAATATGCGATCGATAAAGCAGATATGCAGCAACCGCAAATCGATACTGACAAGCATAATAGCTCTCTTCATAAAATCGTGTCACTAACGTCACTGGCTGTTGCAGCCTTAAAAGATAATATTGCAAGTACTGAAGATGAAATCGTAGTTGAAATTAACTATTCTGGTGGCCTACCAATTGAAGAACATAAAAAAGTAGGGCAGAAGCCGTTAGAAGATCTTAAAGGAAAACATAAGATTCAGTTTTTAGATGGTCCTGCTAAGGGAAAAACAGTTGTATTGAACATTACAGGTGGAAAGCTTCGAGTTGAGGGCGCGACTAGTGGTGTCTCATTGTCATTCGATATTCAATCTAATGAGCTTGTTGCTACAAAAGACCAAAATCTTTTGACATCACCTGAAGCGAATTATATTGTTGCGGATCTTGGAGCCGGAACGCTAGATGAAGCCTTGTATGAAAACAGTCAACTTAATAAAGTTGCATCAAGAAACGTTAATCTGGGTACTAACACATATGTTGACCAGTTACTCGATAAAGTACTGGAAATACCTGAGTTTCAGCCAATCATTGAGGCGTTGAAAGTAAACAACCAGGATGGTAAACCGTACCGTACTCGTGAGGAGTTTATGAAGCAAGTGATCTATCCAGGCGTAAAGTTAGCTGTTGAAGGAAAGACGCCTAAATTCACTGTTTCTTGGGGACGTAAACGTAACATTGACTTTACTCGGCAGACATTAGAGGTAATGGAAGCGTATGCTTCAGATGTTATGAAAGAAGTAGATTCTTACTGGAGTGTTAAAGGTGTTAACGCAGAACACTTTTATTTAGTCGGTGGTGGCGTTCTCTTTGGATATGAGTTCTTTAAAAATGAAGAAGATATCAAATTACCGGATGCATCAATCATTTCGGAATCGCCGTTCATTACGAGTCGGGCATATTTGATCGCTAACTACTTTGAGCAAAAACTTGCAGGTGCTTTGAATTAACTAGGGGAGTGAATCGAGATGGCAAGATCAAAAAATCATAAGCCTGGTCTTTCACCAGGAGAAGGTTTAACGTACACACCTAGTAACGATGCGACTTATACAGAAGCGTTTAACGATTACTTGAAAAAACGTAATATTAATCGAAATCAAGCAATTGGAGAGCTTTTAACAATAGCTCTCCAAACGCTTAAAGACTCATATGATTTACCGGATCCTACAGCTGTTCACTATATGAATAATCAAGTTCCAATTTATCCGACACCAAATTTAATAAATCGTTCTATCGAACAGTCTGTATCGGCCTCTTTAAATACCGTAGAAAAACCAGATAGTTCTCCAAATCAGTTTAAAGAAGAAGATTCCAGTAATGCTGTTCCTTTAAATCAGAAGATTGAGCAAAATGAAAACAAGCGCAAAGTACTCTCAGATTTTATTAATACTGTTTCGAATGAAGAAAACCCAAAAAGAAATGCGCTTGACGTTAATAGTGGTGAACAAATCAAGTCTTCTGCATCTGAAAAGCCTTCAAATAATTTAATTAAAAATAGTACGGATATAAATGATCTCGCTCTTATGCTAAAAGGTATGGAATAAAGTCTTTAAAATAAAATGACTTAGGGCTCATAGAAGTGTCTGTAGCGCATTTCATGCTGACAGACACTAAATCTACCGCTACTGCCTTATTCAAGCCGATAACAACGATCCTTTGCGCTTACAGCGCAGGATTCGTATGTTCCTGTCCTTTCATTTAACAGGCAGTACGGAGCGTAATAAAGGAGAGATATACTGCATGGGAGTTGTAATTCACGCAGCATCAAGATTTACTAATAAAAAAAATACGGCTTCAAACAAAATCGATTCGGCTTTGCTGGAGACGATGTTTAAAAAAATAGAAGAGATTAAAAAAGTAGAACAAAAGAAATCATAAAAAAACGCTAATAGCGTTTTTTTTTTGCCCACACGTTGTATATCGTTTATTGATCATTTAACAATTGCGATTTTTTACAACACAGATTTATAAAAAGTAATTGAGAGTACTTGCTATATAAGTACTTTTAGCCTATTTATAGTTTTTAATTAATTTATAAAAAGTTTTTTAATAGTTTAATTAAAAACTATAAAAAAATTAAAATAGGTTTTTATAATAACTGAATTATTAGAATTCACTTTTATATTATAAAAAACTAAAGATTTAATGGTATAAAACCGATATTCATAGTTTTTATTTAAACTAAATATAGTTTAAATAAAAGTTTTTAAATGTAGGTAAATCGGAAATTAATTCAAAAAAATGAGATAATAGGGCTTTACAAAACTCTAAATTATCCTTAATCTGATAAAGAAGTCATGGATTATCCATGTAAATCCATCTAAAGTCATTTTTAAATAGCTATTAATGTAATATTATACTTTTGGGTGGTGAATTTTATTTGTACATTATCGCATTAATACTGTATGTACTCGTTGCGTTGGTAGTCGCCTATTTGTTTGTAAAAGGAACATACTGGATGACCCAACTTATTTTCGGAAGATTTATAGCAATACTCAGTTCTACTGTGGTCGGAATCTTTTTTTTGATCTCAATCATTGTATTTATCAATTTTGTTAACAGCAACTTAGAACCACCAGTTAGTTTTATCGAATAAATCAATCAAAAGTTAGGTAGTGGGATTATGGGGAATCAACGTTGGACTATAGAAGGATGGGCACATAAATTTGGAGTGTCCCTTCCAAATGAACGAGAGATAGGCGAGTTACCTTCAGTAAGACCTGATGGAGAATCAATCAATCTTGATCAGATTTACTTACAAGAAAATGTAGCAAAACTAGCGTTAGATCGATTTGAAAAAAGCATTAGAAAAAACTAAAACCGCAAAAACAAATCGTCCCTAGAAATCAAGTGACGATCCTTTTTTGGACAAAGATCAGTCCAAAAAAATAGGCAGGATAAGAGACGTGTGCCACGTCTTGTTACAGATGCCAGGCAAAGCCTGTCACTGAGCCAATCTAGCTTGTGCTAGATTGTGTGCTAAAGAACAACCGATTAGAAAAATCGTGTGCTGGGACTTAATTAATCGTTCTGATAGAACATTTTGGGCATGTGACAGCTATAGAAAGGAGGTGATGCAGTGAATAAAAGAGTACACATTTATCTTCCTGAAAATGTTGTTGAGGAGATCGACAAATTATCAGAGGATTTTGGTATTAACCGATCAAACTTGATTGAGAAAGCTTGTCTTCAGTACATCGAAAACGAAACAAAAGAGTCAGTTAAAGACTCCATCGTCGCAGACTTAACAAGGGCTCTCGATAATGCACTGGATCCTAAAATTGAGCGATTAGCGAAATTAATTTCTAAAGGAGCTATCTTCTCAGGAGTATCGCAAAATCTATTAATCGAGTACCTGGATGAGGCTACGACATTTGATGTCTTGAGCTCGTATACTAAAGCACGAGTAAAAGCTGTAGATGATCTAAAAAAACCATTTGAGACAGTAATGGGAGGCGGTCTTAAATGAATTCTCCTTTGATAGTGAAAATGCGATTTAAAACTCCTACAGCAACTAATCAAAAGTTGAATCGCAATTACGCCACGTACATTGCAACTAGACCAGGCACTGTAATGAATAATACGAAAAGCGTACTAGACGAATTCTCACCGGATACTGCTGCAGGACATGTCAAATATGCATCTGAAAGACCAGGATCGCATGGACTTTTTGGAAAAAGTCAGGACGAACTTATTTCACTTACTACCATTCAAAATGAATTATCGAAGCATAAAGGGATTGTATGGCAGTACATAGTTTCTTTACGGGGAGATGATGCCGCTAATCTCGGATTCGAAAAAAAAGGTGATTGGGAGAGATTCATGCGTGCTACAACTGACCAGGTCTTTAAAGAGATGGGGATCAGTAGCAGCAATGGAAAATGGGTAGCAGCTTATCATGAAGAATTAGGACATCCTCACGTACATCTGATGATGTGGGAGAAAAATCCGCAAAAAGAAGAAGGAAAACTAGATCGTAAAGAAATGAGAAATGTACGAAATATTTTCTTGAAGCATATTGCTAAAGAAGAGCGTCAACAACTAAATATTTTAAAAACAATAAGCAGAGACAACATTGGAGAAGTAGCAAACCAGCTTCTAGATAAGAGTATTCTAAGTCTTGTCGGAAAAGAGAATGAGACTCCGAATGAAATTAAACTAGATCCTAAACAATTGAAAACCGTATATGCAGAATTTAATCAGCTTGCAGAGATGATTCCTACTAAAGGTCGACTTGCATATGGATATATGCCTGAAGAGGTTAAAGAAGAATTGAATAACTTCTCGAAGTGGATGTTAGACCAACCTCAATTTAAATCTGAGATGACTAATTACCTTGAAGCCGTTCAAAAGTTAGCGAAATTTCATTTGAAAGATGCACAAAAAATTGAGGACTCTACAAATAATACTCTTAAAGACTTAGAAAAGAGATTAGCAAATCAAGTGTTGAAATCGGTTGATCTGTATCGGAAATCAAATCGTGTCGAAGTAAAGCAAAAAAACGTATTAGAGTTTGAACAGGCTCTTTTAAGCTCGAATACTCTTATTAAGTCACTGGAGAAACAAGTAATTGAAGTTACGAAAAGTCTTTTACTAGATAAGGGCTTGAATAAGAACGAAATGGTTAAGGTGTTTGAAGAACTAAAAGAGAACGCTGGGATGGAAATAACTCTTAATGAGTTTTTAGCAGCTAATAAAGTAGACGTAACCAATGTTGAGTCTAAAGTAAGTGACTTAGCAGCGTATTCGCCGTTTCTAAAAGCTAAATTTGATCTCGAGATACCTTCAACAGATTTAAGTAGAAAACCTAGCATAAGCAAAATCGAATGGGAGATGCTAAAACGATCCTTAGATTTAAAAAGTGATCCACCATTCGAAGTTGATCGAAAAGTAGAACTTTTAGTTGAAAAAAAGGAACTTACTCATGCACTTTCAAATATGATTTTGTCTGAACATGACATGAGAAATACGGTGTTCAAGCAATTGATTATCATGAAAGAAGCTAATATAGATCCAATCAACCAACTATCCGTATTAAGAAATTGCTTAGAGAAAAACAAAATACCTTTTGAATCACAATCTAACTGGATTGATCAACAAGTTAGTAAAGTAGCGACCCAAAAGTTCATGGCCGGACAAAATGTTTGGACTAAGCTTGAGAATGAATCTGGATTAAATATGAACTATCCATTTTCAAACACATATGAGTTTAGTCCAAGCAGGGAGAGCGCAATTAAAGTCCTTCAGGAAGTTGAGTTGAAGATGGATAAGATTAATCTCGAATCAATATCTCCAACTCATATCAAGTTGCTCCAAAAGCTCACTGGTATTTCAAAAGTGACGTTAGAAAATCCAGACTTGAAACAACTCCTGGAACGAAAAGGACAGAATAACCAAGCAAGCATCAATTTAAATGCTCTCAACGCTAAATGGGAGCTAAAAAACACTGAGCGCACCACTTTAAATAGAGCAGCTACAGTGCTCATATCAAGTGGAATGAATGAACAACAAGCTACTGCAGTATTGAGTAAATGGAACAAAAATACACAAAGTCTTGTCCCCGAAAAAAATATTGAAGCTGTAGTAAAGGCTGTAAATAGTAGAAATGTAGAAATGGAGAGATATGGAGGGAATGTATCGCTCAGTAAGCAAGAGTATAGATACATGCTCTCAGATCTAAAATTAAGTGGTCTAAAAGATGTTTATAACTACCCAAAAGAAAGTGTACAGATAAGTGTAATTACTGATTTGTGGAAAGGCGCATTTAAAGGGCTTCGAGATGAAATCAACCAATCGGAGTACGAAGCTCAAAGAAGTCTTCGGAGAAGGCTGATGAAAGAAAAGAATAACGAGAGAAAGAACTCACGAGAAAGGTAAGGTGATTCATGTTAAAAGCGAAAATATTCGTAGTGCTAGCAATAGCGATAGCAGATGTAATGTTTATTCCATCTCTTTTACTTATTCCTGAGTACATTGAGAGCAATCCTGTTGAGACCATTAAAAAGTGGGCTTCGTCAATTGATCTTGTAGAATCGTGGTTTCTCATGCTTGACTCTGAAGTGACACTGAGATTATTTATGTACGTTCAGGCTCCAGTCTTATTGTTCACACTTTCTTTATTTTTAATGGGACCAATAAAAATAAAGAACGAAAAATTGAAAGGGTTAGGTGGACCTGAAGCGACTGGTAAAGGACAGTTTGGAACTGCTCGTTTCTCTACTGATAAAGAAATGCAGAAATCTAATGGTACGTGGATCATGACAAATGGAACTAGCCCAAAGTCAGGTGGAGTGGTTCTAGGCATGGACACCAAAACCCAAAGAGCATATTACGTTCACGATGCATCGCATACCTTACTTTTAGGATCTACCCGGTCAGGTAAGTCTCGTAAGTCGTTAATGCCTTCAATTTATTTAACAGGTAAAGCTGGCGAGAGTATGGTCATAACGGATCCAAAAGGTGAATTGTTTAGCCTTACAAGTGGATATTTGAAAAATGAAGGATACAAGGTAATAAAAATCGATTTAAGAGATCCCGGAAAAAAGAGTAATACATGGAACCCTATGCAAACGGTCGTAGAAGCCCTTAATGATCCCGAATTGTCTAAACAAGATCAAATGGCACTAGCTACTGAGCGTGCGCGAGATCTAGCTTACATGATTGTATTCCAAAAAGAACGAAAAGGAGATCCAATTTGGGCGAATGGTGAGCTGTCAGTAACTACAGCACTGATTATGTACGTAGCAATTGAAGAGACTAACCCAGCAAAACAAAACTTGATTTCTGTATTTAGATTGTTACGTGACTACGGTCAACCAATCGTCGATCCAGAAACTTCTGAAGAATACATTCCTCTTAACAATCTAATGATGGAACTTAATCATGATCATCCTGCAAGAGATGCATTCACAGTTGCAGCCTTAGCGCCATCTAGGCAACGAGGGAGCTTCTTTAGCGGTGCAGCATCTAACCTGTTATTGTTCTCGGATCCTAACATTGCCTTAATGACAGAGGAGAATGATCATCGTCTCGAAGATATAGGAACAGTAAAGTCCGTTGTTTTCTTAGTAATTCCTGATGAAACGACTTCAAGACATTTATTAGCAAGTTTATACATCGACCAACTCTATTCAAAATTAGTAAAAGAAGCTAACCACTTTGGCGGAAGGTTACCCGTTCAAGTGAATTTCTTCTTAGATGAGTTCGGGAATATGCCTCAAATTTCAAAATTTGATACCAAAATTACTGTTGCAGCTGGTCGTGGTATGAGATTCACTTTAGCCCTTCAAGATTTGAATCAATTGAAAACAACTTATGGAGATGCTGCAAAAACTATCACCGGAAACTGCTTAGTTTGGATTTTCCTAAGAACGACTGATTTAGATACGGCTAAAGCCATTTCAGAAAAAACAGGTAAGTATACTATTTCGACTAATAGCGTGTCTAATAACTACAAAAATTTAGAGCCTAGTGGAACGACGAGTACTAGCTTAACAAGTCGCTCATTACTTTTACCTGATGAAATCGAAAGATGGCCAACTGGAATGACACTTGTATTAAGATCAGGTCAATTTCCTTCCAAGTTGACTGCTCCTGATATATCAGAATGGTCAGCAATGAAGGAATTTAATAATCACAAACCAGTAATTATTGAAAGGAGGAATGCCGAAAGTCTACCTAAGGTTATCAAGGTAGTAGAAAAAGAATTGGAAGTGAAAACGGAAAGTATGAAGAAAGAAAAATCAGTATTAGAAAAAATTCGAGAATTAGAAGGAGGAATTGAAGTAGATGAACTTCAAGAAGAGCAATCAAATTAATGTGGTGGGAAAGAAAATTAAAAAGAATCTGAACGCATTGGTCACTTTATCACTAGCTATGATGATTTTATTCCTTACAAGTCCTTTAGCAGAAGCAGCTGCAAAGAAGGGTACACCTTCTTTGTTCTCAAATACGAAAACACTCTTGGGTGATGCTGGTGGTTGGATTGTCGGTATTGCTGGAGCGGTAGCAGGATTTATCATGATTGGACTAGGGCTTAAATATGCTATGACTGATGATCCAGGTTCACGAAACGAAATTAAAAAGCAAATGAAGAATGTATTTATCGGACTTGCGATCTGTCTATCAGCTGTATCATTAATTGCGATTATCGTAACGTACTACGCTTAAGATGGGCGGTTTCCTTTCGAAAGCAATTAACACGCTGTTTGAAGACTGGATTGATGGAGCTATTGACTTTATTTTAGTGTTACTCGCTCAAATAGGTGGATCTGGAATAAAGATTCTAGAGATGGATATCGTCGTAGATTCGATCATATACGCTCAAGGAATAGGAATAACTCTTTTATCTGTTGTTTTAGCAAAAGAGATGTTATTCCGTTACATCCTTCAAGAATCTGGTGATGAAGTTGCTGATCCGGCAAAAATACTCATTCGAGTGGTTAAATCGGTAGCTGTAATCATGAGTGTTCCTTGGATAGTAACCACTATCTACAAGTTTGGAACTACTTTAGCTATAGACGTAGCCAAACTAGAAGGTGGCGGTTTCGGTAGTCCAGCAGGTAAAGGATCGCTCAAAGACATGTTAAAAGCGTTCTCAGCATTACAATACTTGCCGTTATTTATCTTAGTAATGGTAATCTCCATCGTAATTTTAATGTTTATTATTGTTATTCAGGCATCGATCCGAGCAGCAGAATTAGCATTTTTAGCTGTCGCTGGTTGTTTCATGGCTGTCTCTCTAATGAACCCTAATAGTGAGATGTATTCCTCATGGTGGAGACAACTGCTAGCGATATCACTAGCACAAGCTTCGCAGCTATTGCTCATAAAAATAGGATTTGAATCTTTGCAGACCATGTTTAAGGGGCCAGAAGAAGCATTATTAGGATTTTGTTTGTTCTTTGGTGTATTGATTGTGGCTGTAAAAGTACCGACGATCCTTAAAGAACATATTCACTCTACAGGTACAGGAAAGATGGGCTCAAGTAGTGGTCAACAATTTAGCATGATGGCGGTCTCAAGAATGGTCATGAAAAAATGAGGTGAATCATGAATTTCGATTTCGAAAAAATGGTGAACCAACAAACTGAAACGAAATACATCATTCCTAAAAACATTAAAGCTAGATTTGAAATTTTCGGTGTAGGGTTGCGAGAGATTATCGCAATCCTAATTGCCGGAATAGTTGGACTGATTATCATTTCAACTGTAGATCTAATTATTGATGTTAAAGGATTGGTAAAGGCACTGGTCGTTCTAGTTTTTGGTGGTGTTTCGTTCTTACTTGTTGTCGAAGATCCAAGAGAAGGTGTATCGGTCATAAAGTTTGTTCAGTATTATAAAGATTTTCTAAAAAGACCTAGAAAGTATCTATATTCGAAACTCGATAGAGGTGAATAAATATTTTTACACTTAAAAGAAAAAAAGTAACGACTGAAGAAAAAAATAAGATTGAGATGAACAGTAATAAGCAAAATGCTCAAAATTGGTTCAATATTTCTGATGTAAATGACAATCTGATTATAAAAAAAGATCAAAAAGTAATTGCACTGATTAGGGTTGGAGCAGTAAATATGTCACTTTTATCAAAGACCGAAAAAGACATGAGAATTCGTCAACTTTTTGAGGTCATGAATGGAATCGATACTAGGTATAAAATTTTTTCAATCGCGCGACCTGTAGATTTGGATGGTTTCATCGAGCAATTGAAAGTAAAACAATCTCAAGAATCAATTGGTATGAAGAAAAGGCTGTTAAGTAATGCAATGTCACATGCAGCCATCATGGCTTCTGGTGGTGAAGCAGTTGAACAGCAATTCTACCTCCTACTAGAGGGAGACATTTCGACAAATCCAGAGTATGAAAAAAATACATTGATTAGAAGAACTAAGGAAATTGCTGCTAATTTAACTTCAGCTGGATTAGGTGGGCATCTATGTACCAATCAAGAAATCAGGGACCTCTTATTCATTTTTGCGAATCCTCAACAAGCAGCTTATGAAAGAGCCCCACAAGACAATGGACCGTATTTTACTAACTATGTGGAGGGTAAGTGAAGATGGCAAAAAAAGTAGAACAAACGTCGCCATTGATTGAGCAAATTTCTCCAATGGTGATTGAATTTAAGCCTAAGAAAGTTGTATGGGGAGATCGGGTACAGCGCACTTATGTCATCACGCAATATCCTAACCAGGTGTCGGCTGCTTGGTTGTCTCGAGTCTCGAATATGGAGGGTGTGACAGTGTCAATTCAAATTGATCCTACAGACCCCTTTGAACTTGTAAAAGAAATTAGACGTTCTAGTGGTGAGTTGTCATCTCGACTAATGGAAGTCAAAAATCCATTTGAACAACAACGAACAAAAGACCAACTAGAGGATGTACAGCAGTTATTAAAAGATATCGATAGAGATCAACAAAGTGTTCTTAATTTAACTACCTTGCTTTTAGTAGGTGCTGAGAATGATGAATCCTTAGAAGTACGGTGTAGACGAGTTGAAGCAGAGTTAGCTGCAGGCGGACTTAGAGCACGAACGCCGATTCTTAGACAAGAAGATTGCTTAAAAGGACTTACTCCTTGGGAGATGGTACCGAAAAATATCACTGCAATCGGACAACGAAACATGACCGCCAAAACTGCTGCTGCAAGTTATCCCTTTGTATTTTCTGGACTAAATGATGGTAAAGGGATTTTGTTAGGTACAGATACAGCTGGAGGAATTGTATTAACAGATTTTTGGGTTCGACAGTCAGACAGAACGAACAGTAACGTTACTGTTATCGGAAAGCCTGGTGTAGGTAAATCAACCTTAGTAAAAAAAATATTAGCTAATGAGTGGGCTCAAGGTTCTAAAGTAATCGTAATCGACCCTGAAAATGAATATGGAGACTTATGTAAGAACCTTGGAGGGCAGTATATTGACGCTGCAGGAGATCCTAAAGGACGAATTAATCCCTTACAAGTTAGAGCAGTACCAGCTGATGACGATGAAGAAAGTGATCCACTGTTTGAAGATAAAGTAGATGATGGGAAAGCTAAACGTGGTCCTCTAGCACAACATTTTCAGGTTCTACGATCATTCTTCAGAATGTACTTGAAAGACATGACGGTTTTAGAAGAGGTTTTACTAGAAAGAGCATTAGAAGTCCTTTATAAGAGTAAGGGCATCTCTTGGACTACCGAACCTACATCTATATCAAATGAAGACTGGCCAACTCTAGAAGAGTTATACGAATTGATTTTAGAGACTTCTAAAACGAACACTGAAAATGATTCCTCTAAAAATGAGTCAGAAAAAGAGTGGAAAACGCTAGCGATGCGATTGCGATCAAGCGCAATCGGGGCCGACTCATTTTTGTGGAACGGACCAACGACAATTAAAGCTGAAAGTGACTTCATTGTTCTAAATATAAATAAACTCCTTGAGGCAGATGAACGAACTATGAGAGCACAATTTTATAATATTTTAGGTTGGGTTTGGGATGAAGTGAGTAGAGATAAGGACGAACGAGTATTTATTGCTGTCGATGAAACATACTTGTTAGCTGATCCAGATCATCCGCAGCCACTACAATTTTTACGAAATACTTCTAAACGTATTCGTAAACGTGAAGGTGGATTGATGTCAATTTTTCATAACTTAGTGGATATGCTGGATCCTTCAGTTCAAAGATATGGTCAAGCGTTGATTGATAACCCGGTCTATAAATTCATTATGGGTCAAGGGGATAAGGATATCGAAGCGTTACAAAAGCTTATGTCGCTTTCTGAAAGAGAGGTACAAACATTAGCAGATGGTAGACGTGGGGAAGCTCTATTTGTGGCAGGAAGTAAAAGATTGCATTTAAAAATAGACGTCACTCAAGAAGAACTTGAGCTATTTGGGGCTGGAGGTGGACGTTAAATAAGGGGATGACCAAAATGATCAAATCAAAAGAACAAGACTATAACTGCTGTATCAAGTTTACGATGGATCAAAAATTTGAGCTTGAGAATATAGCTAGAGATTACGGCCTATCAATCACACAAATCATTAAAGTAATCACTTTAAAAAAATTAAAAGAGTATAAAGAGTCACCTAATCAATTTATCTGATCGAAAGGGGGAGCAATATGTACGGAATAATTTCTAGTCCAAGAAATAATCATCTGTTTAAGTCTGTTTCCGAAGAAGAATTAGTCTTTGAGGCTATTGACGAGTTTGGTGATACCGAGTTTTTAAATGCATGTACTAAGGTTTCGAGAGTAACAC
This region includes:
- a CDS encoding VirB4 family type IV secretion system protein, with the translated sequence MAKKVEQTSPLIEQISPMVIEFKPKKVVWGDRVQRTYVITQYPNQVSAAWLSRVSNMEGVTVSIQIDPTDPFELVKEIRRSSGELSSRLMEVKNPFEQQRTKDQLEDVQQLLKDIDRDQQSVLNLTTLLLVGAENDESLEVRCRRVEAELAAGGLRARTPILRQEDCLKGLTPWEMVPKNITAIGQRNMTAKTAAASYPFVFSGLNDGKGILLGTDTAGGIVLTDFWVRQSDRTNSNVTVIGKPGVGKSTLVKKILANEWAQGSKVIVIDPENEYGDLCKNLGGQYIDAAGDPKGRINPLQVRAVPADDDEESDPLFEDKVDDGKAKRGPLAQHFQVLRSFFRMYLKDMTVLEEVLLERALEVLYKSKGISWTTEPTSISNEDWPTLEELYELILETSKTNTENDSSKNESEKEWKTLAMRLRSSAIGADSFLWNGPTTIKAESDFIVLNINKLLEADERTMRAQFYNILGWVWDEVSRDKDERVFIAVDETYLLADPDHPQPLQFLRNTSKRIRKREGGLMSIFHNLVDMLDPSVQRYGQALIDNPVYKFIMGQGDKDIEALQKLMSLSEREVQTLADGRRGEALFVAGSKRLHLKIDVTQEELELFGAGGGR